The Pseudomonas orientalis genome contains a region encoding:
- a CDS encoding MFS transporter — protein MPDTQRPMAVTLQVVSIVLFTFIGYLNIGIPLAVLPGYVHSELGYGAVVAGLVISVQYLATLLSRPYAGKIIDNLGSKRAVLIGLAGCGLSGVFMLLAAWSSSLPALSLGSLLIGRLVLGSAESLVGSGAIGWGIGRVGAANTAKVISWNGIASYGALAVGAPLGVLLVRQFGLWSMGVSIVLLAAVGLLLAWNKVAAPIVSGVRLPFMNVLGRVLPHGCALALGSIGFGTIATFITLYYTTQHWDNAVWALSLFGASFIGARLLFGNLINRIGGFRVAIACLSVEILGLLLLWLAPDANLALAGAALSGFGFSLVFPALGVEAVNLVPASSRGSAVGAYSLFIDMSLGITGPLAGAVAAGFGFGSIFLFAALAALGGLLLSVYLYRQAPKAREARQD, from the coding sequence ATGCCAGATACCCAGCGCCCCATGGCGGTCACGCTGCAAGTTGTTTCCATCGTGCTGTTCACTTTTATCGGCTACCTGAATATCGGCATCCCCCTGGCCGTATTGCCAGGCTATGTCCACAGTGAGCTGGGCTATGGCGCGGTGGTTGCCGGCCTGGTGATCAGCGTGCAATACCTGGCCACCCTGCTGAGTCGTCCGTATGCGGGCAAAATCATCGATAACCTGGGCAGCAAGCGCGCGGTGCTGATCGGTTTGGCCGGGTGTGGCTTGAGCGGTGTGTTCATGCTGCTCGCCGCCTGGAGTTCAAGCCTGCCAGCCTTGAGCCTGGGCAGCCTGCTGATCGGCCGCCTGGTATTGGGCAGCGCTGAAAGCCTGGTGGGCTCGGGCGCCATCGGTTGGGGCATCGGCCGGGTCGGTGCGGCGAACACTGCCAAGGTCATCTCCTGGAACGGCATCGCCAGCTATGGCGCGCTGGCGGTCGGTGCGCCGCTGGGCGTATTACTGGTCAGACAGTTCGGACTGTGGAGCATGGGCGTCAGCATTGTCCTGCTGGCCGCAGTCGGCCTGTTGCTGGCCTGGAACAAAGTCGCCGCGCCAATCGTCAGCGGCGTGCGCCTGCCGTTCATGAATGTACTGGGCCGGGTATTGCCCCATGGCTGCGCGCTGGCGTTGGGTTCCATCGGCTTTGGCACCATCGCGACCTTTATCACGCTGTATTACACCACCCAGCACTGGGATAACGCGGTGTGGGCATTGAGCTTGTTTGGCGCCAGTTTTATCGGCGCACGCCTGCTGTTCGGCAACCTGATCAACCGTATCGGCGGATTTCGCGTGGCAATTGCCTGCCTGTCAGTGGAGATCCTCGGACTGCTGTTGCTGTGGCTGGCGCCGGACGCCAACCTGGCCCTGGCGGGCGCGGCGTTGAGCGGGTTTGGCTTTTCCCTGGTCTTTCCGGCGCTGGGGGTGGAAGCGGTCAACCTGGTGCCCGCCTCCAGCCGCGGTTCGGCGGTGGGGGCCTATTCGCTGTTTATTGATATGTCCCTGGGTATCACCGGGCCCTTGGCCGGGGCCGTGGCGGCAGGCTTCGGTTTTGGGTCGATCTTCCTGTTCGCCGCCCTCGCCGCTCTGGGTGGTTTGCTGCTGAGTGTGTACCTGTATCGCCAGGCGCCCAAGGCCCGCGAAGCGCGCCAGGACTAG
- the rluB gene encoding 23S rRNA pseudouridine(2605) synthase RluB, whose product MNDKDQNDSQEIGPAGEKLQKVLARIGVGSRRDVEAWITQKRIKVNGVEATLGQRVDLHDAITIDGKVIKREEAAESVRRVIMYNKPDGEICTRDDPEGRPTVFDKMPKPKEGRWINIGRLDINTTGLLMFTTDGELANRLMHPSYEMDREYAVRVRGEVDDEMIERLKAGVVLEDGPAKFTDIKQAPGGEGFNHWYHCVVMEGRNREVRRLWESQGLVVSRLKRVRFGPVFLNSDLPMGRWREMSQYEVDILSAEVGLTPVAMPQMNAKSKDKLERMQRKSSRPVPRTERVARTLRPALNAPATGGRISREPQIEGERRPTAPSRQEGERAPRAPRPAPSGGRSNRGEADRPADNASTKRPAKPAANKRPGPKLVADEPSGKRRGAPAGSGQRPGFGRKKPQ is encoded by the coding sequence ATGAACGACAAAGACCAGAACGACAGCCAGGAAATCGGCCCAGCAGGCGAAAAACTGCAAAAGGTGCTGGCGCGTATCGGCGTGGGCTCGCGCCGCGACGTCGAAGCCTGGATCACCCAGAAGCGCATCAAGGTCAACGGCGTCGAGGCCACCCTCGGCCAGCGCGTCGACCTGCATGATGCAATCACCATCGATGGCAAGGTCATCAAGCGCGAAGAAGCCGCCGAATCGGTACGCCGCGTGATCATGTACAACAAGCCCGACGGCGAGATCTGTACCCGTGACGACCCGGAAGGCCGTCCGACCGTGTTCGACAAGATGCCCAAGCCCAAGGAAGGCCGCTGGATCAACATCGGTCGCCTGGACATCAACACCACCGGTTTGCTGATGTTCACCACCGACGGTGAGTTGGCCAACCGCCTGATGCACCCCTCCTACGAGATGGACCGCGAATACGCCGTGCGTGTACGTGGCGAAGTCGATGACGAGATGATTGAGCGCTTGAAAGCCGGTGTGGTCCTTGAAGACGGCCCGGCCAAGTTCACCGACATCAAGCAGGCGCCGGGTGGCGAAGGGTTCAACCACTGGTACCACTGCGTGGTGATGGAAGGCCGCAACCGTGAAGTCCGTCGCCTGTGGGAATCCCAGGGCCTGGTGGTCAGCCGCCTGAAGCGCGTGCGTTTCGGCCCGGTGTTCCTCAACTCCGACCTGCCGATGGGTCGCTGGCGCGAAATGAGCCAGTACGAAGTCGACATCCTCAGCGCCGAAGTCGGCCTGACGCCGGTCGCGATGCCGCAGATGAACGCCAAGAGCAAAGACAAGCTTGAGCGTATGCAGCGTAAATCGTCGCGCCCTGTGCCGCGTACCGAGCGCGTTGCCCGCACCCTGCGCCCGGCGTTGAATGCTCCGGCAACCGGCGGGCGTATTTCCCGCGAGCCGCAGATTGAAGGTGAGCGCCGCCCCACCGCGCCATCGCGCCAGGAAGGCGAGCGTGCTCCACGCGCCCCGCGTCCAGCCCCGTCGGGTGGTCGCAGCAACCGTGGTGAAGCCGACCGTCCGGCCGACAACGCCAGCACCAAGCGTCCGGCCAAGCCAGCGGCGAACAAGCGCCCTGGCCCGAAGCTGGTCGCCGACGAGCCGTCGGGCAAGCGCCGTGGCGCGCCGGCGGGTTCCGGTCAGCGTCCGGGTTTTGGTCGCAAGAAGCCGCAGTGA
- a CDS encoding DUF1289 domain-containing protein yields MTSTKDPCISICKFSDDICVGCGRSKREIRAWKKLDKVDKRTVLAEAELRLLALGATGRRKSK; encoded by the coding sequence ATGACTTCGACCAAAGACCCCTGCATCAGCATCTGCAAGTTCAGCGACGACATCTGCGTCGGCTGTGGCCGCAGCAAGCGTGAAATCCGCGCCTGGAAGAAACTCGACAAAGTCGACAAGCGCACCGTGCTGGCCGAAGCCGAACTGCGCTTGCTGGCGTTGGGCGCCACCGGTCGGCGGAAAAGCAAATGA
- a CDS encoding amino acid permease, whose translation MSGPHSSSGELKRGLKNRHIQLIALGGAIGTGLFLGSAGVLKSAGPSMILGYAICGFIAFMIMRQLGEMIVEEPVAGSFSHFAHKYWGGFAGFLSGWNCWILYILVGMSELTAVGKYVHFWWPQIPTWASAAAFFVLINLINLANVKVFGEAEFWFAIIKVVAIVGMIALGSYLLVSGSGGPQASVTNLWEHGGFFPHGVGGLVMAMAIIMFSFGGLEMLGFTAAEADQPRTVIPKAINQVIYRILIFYIGALVVLLSLTPWDSLLVTLNASGDPYSGSPFVQVFSMLGSKTAAHILNFVVLTAALSVYNSGTYCNSRMLLGMAEQGDAPKALAKIDKRGVPVRSILASAAVTLVAVLMNYFIPQHALELLMSLVVATLVINWAMISYSHFKFRQHMDRTGQVPLFKALWYPYGNCICLAFVVFILVIMLMIPGIQVSVYAIPVWVAFMAVCYWIKNKRKARHCLTTAALTAK comes from the coding sequence ATGAGTGGACCCCATTCCTCTTCAGGCGAGCTGAAACGCGGCCTGAAAAATCGGCATATCCAGTTGATCGCCCTCGGTGGCGCCATCGGCACCGGCTTATTCCTTGGCTCGGCCGGGGTACTCAAGTCCGCCGGCCCGTCGATGATCCTGGGCTATGCCATTTGCGGTTTTATTGCCTTCATGATCATGCGCCAGCTCGGCGAAATGATCGTCGAAGAACCGGTCGCCGGCTCCTTCAGCCATTTTGCCCACAAGTACTGGGGCGGCTTCGCCGGTTTCCTGTCGGGCTGGAACTGCTGGATCCTGTACATCCTGGTGGGCATGTCGGAGCTGACGGCCGTTGGTAAATACGTGCACTTCTGGTGGCCGCAGATTCCGACCTGGGCCTCGGCAGCGGCCTTCTTCGTACTGATCAACCTGATCAACCTGGCCAATGTCAAAGTCTTTGGAGAAGCCGAGTTCTGGTTTGCGATCATCAAGGTGGTGGCGATTGTCGGCATGATCGCCCTGGGCAGCTACCTGTTGGTCAGCGGCAGCGGCGGGCCACAGGCTTCGGTGACCAACCTGTGGGAGCACGGCGGCTTCTTCCCCCACGGCGTGGGCGGGTTGGTGATGGCCATGGCGATCATCATGTTCTCTTTTGGCGGTCTGGAAATGCTCGGCTTTACCGCTGCCGAAGCGGACCAGCCACGCACCGTGATCCCCAAGGCGATCAATCAGGTGATCTACCGCATCCTGATTTTCTACATCGGCGCGTTGGTGGTGCTGTTGTCGTTGACCCCGTGGGACAGCCTGCTGGTCACCCTTAACGCCTCCGGCGATCCCTACAGTGGCAGCCCTTTCGTACAGGTGTTCTCGATGCTGGGCAGTAAAACCGCCGCGCATATCCTCAACTTCGTGGTGTTGACCGCAGCACTGTCGGTGTACAACAGCGGCACCTATTGCAACAGCCGTATGTTGCTGGGCATGGCCGAACAGGGCGATGCGCCGAAGGCCCTGGCGAAGATCGACAAGCGCGGTGTACCGGTGCGTTCGATCCTGGCGTCGGCAGCAGTGACCCTGGTGGCGGTGCTGATGAACTACTTCATCCCGCAGCATGCGCTGGAACTGCTGATGTCGTTGGTGGTGGCCACGTTGGTGATCAACTGGGCGATGATCAGTTATTCCCACTTCAAGTTCCGCCAGCACATGGACCGTACCGGCCAGGTGCCGTTGTTCAAGGCGTTGTGGTATCCGTATGGGAACTGCATCTGCCTGGCATTCGTGGTGTTTATCCTGGTGATCATGCTGATGATTCCGGGGATTCAAGTGTCGGTGTATGCGATTCCGGTATGGGTGGCGTTCATGGCGGTGTGCTACTGGATCAAGAACAAGCGCAAGGCGCGGCATTGCTTGACGACGGCGGCCTTAACGGCAAAGTAA
- the scpB gene encoding SMC-Scp complex subunit ScpB, which produces MNLTEPRELAPLLEAFLLASGKPQSLERLFELFEEAERPEPPVFKKALEILRKSCDGRAFELREVASGYRLQIREKFSPWVGRLWEERPQRYSRAMLETMALIAYRQPITRGEIEDVRGVAVNSHIVKTLLEREWIRIVGYRDVPGKPAMFATTKVFLDHFNLKNLDDLPPLAELREMEAEPVLDFDDAPVPAGLQELADASAEPEEPKDETSFHTLLLELDDMEQGIKTDFDDLLRDGVAEPQTEVNVEPELGVEEDILGVADAREKLLAAVAALEQPPLSDEEDEARALAEAIENERRQLED; this is translated from the coding sequence ATGAATCTGACTGAACCCCGCGAACTGGCGCCCTTGCTGGAAGCTTTCCTCCTGGCCTCGGGCAAGCCGCAATCCCTGGAGCGCCTGTTCGAACTTTTTGAAGAGGCCGAACGCCCCGAACCGCCTGTGTTCAAGAAGGCGCTGGAGATCCTGCGCAAGTCCTGCGACGGCCGTGCCTTTGAGTTGCGTGAAGTGGCGTCGGGGTATCGCCTGCAGATCCGCGAGAAATTTTCCCCGTGGGTGGGACGCTTGTGGGAGGAACGCCCGCAGCGTTATTCACGGGCGATGCTGGAGACCATGGCGTTGATCGCCTATCGCCAGCCGATCACCCGGGGCGAGATCGAAGATGTGCGGGGCGTGGCGGTCAACAGCCATATCGTCAAGACCTTGCTGGAGCGCGAGTGGATCCGCATCGTCGGCTACCGTGACGTGCCCGGCAAACCGGCGATGTTCGCCACCACCAAAGTGTTCCTCGATCACTTCAACCTGAAAAACCTCGACGACCTGCCGCCGTTGGCCGAGCTGCGCGAGATGGAAGCCGAGCCGGTGCTGGATTTCGACGACGCGCCCGTCCCGGCTGGCCTTCAGGAGCTGGCCGACGCCAGCGCCGAGCCGGAAGAACCGAAGGACGAGACCAGTTTCCATACGCTGTTGCTGGAACTGGACGACATGGAGCAGGGGATCAAGACCGACTTTGATGATTTGCTGCGTGATGGCGTCGCTGAGCCGCAAACCGAGGTGAACGTTGAGCCCGAGCTCGGCGTCGAAGAAGATATCCTCGGTGTCGCCGATGCCCGCGAAAAACTGCTGGCCGCCGTGGCGGCCCTTGAGCAGCCGCCGCTGAGCGATGAGGAAGACGAAGCCCGGGCCCTGGCCGAGGCCATCGAAAACGAACGCCGCCAACTCGAAGACTGA
- the arfB gene encoding alternative ribosome rescue aminoacyl-tRNA hydrolase ArfB has protein sequence MLVISNNVHLPDAEIELTAIRAQGAGGQNVNKVSSAVHLRFDIPASSLPEFYKERLLALRDSRITSDGVLVLKAQQYRTQEQNRADALERLVELILSATKVEKKRRPTKPTLGSKKRRLESKTKRGSIKAGRGKVDF, from the coding sequence ATGCTGGTGATTTCCAACAACGTCCACTTGCCCGATGCTGAAATAGAGCTGACCGCCATTCGCGCCCAGGGCGCTGGTGGGCAGAACGTCAACAAGGTGTCGAGTGCGGTGCACCTGCGTTTTGATATTCCGGCGTCGTCGCTGCCGGAGTTTTACAAGGAGCGGCTGTTGGCATTACGCGACAGCCGTATCACCAGTGATGGCGTGCTGGTGCTCAAGGCCCAGCAATACCGCACCCAGGAACAGAATCGCGCCGATGCGCTCGAGCGCCTGGTGGAGTTGATCCTCAGTGCCACCAAGGTGGAGAAAAAACGCCGCCCGACCAAGCCGACCCTGGGCTCGAAAAAACGTCGTCTCGAATCCAAGACCAAGCGCGGCAGCATCAAGGCTGGGCGCGGCAAGGTCGACTTCTAG
- a CDS encoding L-threonylcarbamoyladenylate synthase has protein sequence MSQFFQIHPENPQARLIKQAVEIIRAGGVVIYPTDSSYAIGCQIGDKGAVERVRRLRELDKNHNFALICSDLSQLGLFAKVDTGTFRLLKAHTPGPYTFILNATREVPRLLLHPKKRTIGLRVPEHPIALALLAELGEPLMSVSLIMPGDTEPLEDPYEMRQLLEKQVDLIIDGGFGGGKASTVINLADGEPEVIRVGCGDPTPFMVEA, from the coding sequence GTGAGTCAATTCTTCCAGATTCATCCGGAAAACCCCCAGGCGCGCCTGATCAAGCAGGCGGTCGAGATCATTCGCGCCGGCGGCGTGGTGATCTATCCAACTGATTCGTCCTACGCCATCGGCTGCCAGATCGGCGACAAGGGCGCGGTCGAGCGGGTCAGACGTCTGCGTGAGCTGGACAAGAATCATAACTTCGCGCTGATTTGCAGCGACTTGTCGCAGTTGGGGCTGTTCGCCAAGGTCGACACGGGCACCTTCCGCTTGCTCAAGGCGCACACGCCGGGGCCCTACACCTTTATTCTCAACGCCACCCGCGAAGTGCCGCGCCTGCTGCTGCACCCGAAGAAGCGCACCATCGGCCTGCGCGTGCCGGAACACCCGATCGCCCTGGCGCTGTTGGCCGAGTTGGGCGAGCCGCTGATGAGCGTGTCGTTGATCATGCCGGGCGATACCGAACCGCTGGAAGATCCGTATGAAATGCGCCAGTTGCTGGAGAAGCAGGTGGATCTGATCATCGACGGCGGCTTCGGGGGCGGCAAGGCGTCTACCGTGATCAACCTGGCCGACGGCGAGCCTGAAGTGATCCGTGTGGGCTGCGGCGACCCTACGCCGTTTATGGTCGAGGCCTGA
- a CDS encoding segregation and condensation protein A produces the protein MEVFLEAFEGPLDLLLYLIRKQNINILDIPVAEITRQYMGYVELMQSVRLELAAEYLVMAAMLAEIKSRMLLPRSEAVEAEEDDPRAELIRRLQEYERFKAAAEGIDGLSRVGRDVVVPKLDAPEARARKLLPDVSLEELLMSMAEVLRRGDMFESHQVSREALSTRERMSDVLERLKGGGFVPFVELFTAEEGRLGVVVTFMAILELVKESLVELVQNEPFAAIHVRARAE, from the coding sequence CTGGAGGTCTTTCTCGAGGCCTTCGAAGGCCCGCTGGACTTGCTGCTGTACCTGATTCGCAAACAGAACATCAACATCCTCGATATTCCCGTGGCGGAAATCACCCGCCAGTACATGGGCTATGTCGAATTGATGCAGTCGGTGCGCCTGGAACTGGCCGCCGAATACCTGGTGATGGCCGCCATGCTCGCCGAGATCAAGTCGCGCATGCTGCTGCCGCGCTCGGAAGCGGTCGAAGCCGAAGAAGATGACCCGCGCGCCGAACTGATTCGTCGCTTGCAGGAATACGAGCGCTTCAAGGCAGCGGCCGAAGGTATCGACGGTTTGAGTCGGGTCGGCCGCGATGTGGTGGTGCCCAAGCTGGACGCGCCCGAGGCACGCGCGCGCAAGTTGTTGCCTGACGTCAGCCTGGAAGAATTGCTGATGTCCATGGCCGAGGTGCTGCGCCGTGGCGACATGTTTGAAAGCCACCAGGTCAGCCGCGAAGCCCTGTCCACCCGCGAGCGCATGAGCGATGTGCTGGAGCGCCTCAAGGGCGGCGGGTTTGTGCCGTTTGTCGAGCTGTTCACCGCAGAAGAAGGGCGCCTGGGCGTGGTGGTGACTTTCATGGCGATCCTGGAGCTGGTCAAGGAATCCTTGGTCGAGCTGGTCCAGAATGAGCCGTTTGCGGCTATCCATGTGCGGGCGCGAGCCGAATAA
- a CDS encoding PHP domain-containing protein, giving the protein MNVDLHCHSTASDGALAPAVLVARAFEKGVRVLSLTDHDTLEGLDEARTAAHALGMQLVNGVELSCTWGGATIHVLGYGFEQNAPALVAAIAQLHDGRWLRSEEISRKLSLKGMPGALDGARAIQQELGDSGNAPARPHFADWMVREGFVKDRAEAFRKWLGAGKLGDVKQHWPTLEDTVGTLRGAGAWVSLAHPWHYDFTRSKRRKLIGDYIGAGGHAIEVVNGHQPAEQVGSLAILAREFGLLVSAGSDFHGPGGWSEIGEYRQVPEDLPLLWGRFKHDPIIATV; this is encoded by the coding sequence GTGAATGTTGATTTGCACTGCCACAGCACGGCCTCCGACGGCGCCCTGGCGCCTGCGGTACTGGTTGCGCGTGCGTTTGAAAAAGGCGTGCGAGTCCTGTCGCTGACCGACCACGACACCCTTGAAGGCCTCGACGAGGCCCGCACGGCGGCCCATGCACTGGGCATGCAACTGGTCAACGGCGTGGAATTGTCCTGCACCTGGGGCGGCGCCACCATTCATGTGCTCGGCTACGGTTTCGAGCAGAACGCCCCAGCGCTGGTGGCCGCCATCGCCCAATTGCACGATGGCCGCTGGCTGCGGTCCGAAGAAATAAGCCGCAAGCTCAGCCTCAAAGGCATGCCTGGCGCGCTTGACGGCGCCCGCGCCATCCAGCAGGAACTGGGCGACAGCGGTAACGCGCCGGCCCGTCCGCACTTTGCCGACTGGATGGTGCGTGAGGGGTTCGTCAAGGATCGCGCCGAGGCCTTCCGTAAATGGTTGGGCGCGGGCAAGTTGGGCGATGTGAAGCAACACTGGCCGACCCTGGAAGACACCGTCGGCACCCTGCGGGGCGCCGGGGCCTGGGTCAGCCTGGCGCATCCCTGGCATTACGATTTTACCCGCAGCAAGCGCCGCAAGCTGATCGGCGACTATATTGGAGCGGGTGGTCACGCGATCGAAGTGGTCAACGGGCATCAACCTGCCGAGCAGGTCGGTAGCCTGGCGATCCTGGCGCGCGAATTTGGTCTGCTGGTCAGTGCCGGCAGTGATTTTCATGGCCCAGGCGGCTGGTCCGAGATCGGCGAGTATCGCCAGGTCCCGGAAGATCTGCCGCTGTTGTGGGGGCGATTCAAGCATGACCCCATTATTGCCACCGTCTGA
- a CDS encoding septation protein A has translation MKQFIDFIPLLLFFIVTKLDPRVIDIAGHELSFGGIYSATAVLIISSIVVYGAIFISQRKLEKSQWLTLVACLVFGGLTLAFHSETFLKWKAPVVNWLFALVFIGSHFIGDRLLIKRIMGHALTLPEPIWVRLNVAWIVFFIFCGAANLFVAFTFQDYWVDFKVFGSLAMTLLFLVGQGIYLSRHLHDTAATTPKTED, from the coding sequence GTGAAACAATTCATCGACTTCATCCCGCTGTTGCTGTTTTTCATCGTTACCAAACTCGACCCCAGGGTCATCGACATCGCCGGTCACGAGCTCTCGTTCGGCGGCATCTACAGTGCCACCGCCGTGCTGATCATCAGCTCCATCGTGGTTTACGGCGCCATCTTCATCTCCCAGCGCAAGCTGGAAAAAAGCCAGTGGCTGACCCTCGTCGCCTGCCTGGTGTTCGGCGGCCTTACCCTGGCCTTCCACAGCGAAACCTTCCTCAAGTGGAAAGCTCCGGTGGTTAACTGGCTGTTCGCCCTGGTCTTCATCGGCAGCCACTTCATTGGTGATCGCCTGCTGATCAAGCGGATCATGGGCCACGCGCTGACCTTGCCGGAGCCGATCTGGGTACGCTTGAACGTGGCCTGGATCGTGTTCTTCATCTTCTGCGGTGCCGCCAACCTGTTCGTGGCGTTTACCTTTCAAGACTACTGGGTCGACTTCAAGGTGTTCGGCAGCCTGGCCATGACCCTGCTGTTCCTGGTCGGCCAGGGTATCTACCTGTCGCGCCACCTGCATGACACTGCCGCCACCACGCCGAAAACCGAGGATTGA
- a CDS encoding YciI family protein, with protein MLYAIIATDVANSLEKRLSVRPAHVERLKQLQTEGRIVLAGPHPAVDSNDPGDAGFTGSLIVAEFASLADAQAWAKADPYVAAGVYADVVIKPFKQVLP; from the coding sequence ATGCTCTACGCCATCATTGCCACCGATGTTGCCAACTCGCTGGAAAAACGCCTGAGCGTGCGCCCCGCCCATGTCGAACGCCTTAAGCAGTTGCAAACCGAAGGCCGCATCGTACTGGCCGGCCCGCATCCGGCCGTCGACAGCAACGACCCGGGCGACGCGGGTTTCACCGGCAGCCTGATCGTTGCCGAGTTCGCGTCCCTGGCCGATGCCCAGGCGTGGGCCAAGGCTGATCCGTATGTGGCGGCGGGTGTCTACGCAGATGTGGTGATCAAGCCGTTCAAGCAAGTCCTGCCCTGA
- a CDS encoding response regulator transcription factor gives MSELLLIDDDQELCELLVSWLSQEGFQVRACHDGSSARKALAEAAPAAVVLDVMLPDGSGLELLKQLRNDHPELPVLMLSARGEPLDRILGLELGADDYLAKPCDPRELTARLRAVLRRSHPAAVSTQLELGDLCFSPVRGVVSIDEQEFTLTVSESRLLEALLRQPGEPLDKQELAQIALGRKLTLYDRSLDMHVSNLRKKIGPHPDGRPRIVALRSRGYYYAP, from the coding sequence ATGAGCGAGCTGTTACTGATAGATGATGACCAGGAGCTCTGCGAGCTGCTGGTCAGTTGGCTGAGCCAGGAAGGTTTCCAGGTGCGCGCCTGCCACGACGGCTCCAGCGCCCGCAAGGCCCTGGCCGAAGCCGCCCCGGCGGCGGTGGTGCTCGACGTGATGCTGCCCGATGGCAGTGGCCTGGAATTGCTCAAGCAATTGCGCAATGACCACCCGGAGTTGCCGGTGCTGATGCTGTCGGCCCGGGGCGAACCCCTGGACCGCATCCTCGGCCTGGAACTGGGCGCCGACGATTACCTGGCCAAGCCTTGCGACCCGCGCGAACTCACTGCGCGCCTGCGCGCCGTACTGCGCCGCAGTCATCCGGCTGCCGTGTCGACCCAACTGGAGCTGGGCGACCTGTGCTTCAGCCCGGTGCGCGGGGTGGTCAGCATCGACGAACAGGAATTTACCCTGACGGTCTCCGAAAGCCGCCTGCTCGAAGCCTTGCTGCGCCAACCCGGCGAACCGCTGGATAAACAGGAACTGGCGCAGATCGCCCTGGGCCGCAAGTTGACCCTGTACGATCGCAGCCTGGACATGCACGTGAGTAACCTGCGCAAGAAAATCGGCCCGCACCCGGACGGCCGGCCGCGGATCGTGGCGCTGCGTAGCCGTGGTTACTACTACGCACCTTGA
- a CDS encoding leucyl aminopeptidase — MDKARAVEHFLYYLAHHPALQGLSRPTVLLGHTERYDAIAQAITHGSAARFNFQVQRLDLSASESLAQAIEACDLYLFLYDSSTLPNPRAEGPDFIRALQGVMAEHWKKSLLFKDYGDYFYDTFSVEPQRIADLNATLIRRMSEATVLSFTDKHGSRLEAPMSSIKKWTNINGVGNHDLAPGEIATHSEAINGQVRFVGTFLSTIPFARKYGVLESPLELWIENSTICSVASDVPGLVDDFNKYLNANPSNRRVEELGIGTNEGVKDLYARNAGFEERHCGLHLGLGGGQKGSHHLDLIFASGVLALDDKPVFDGTFAF; from the coding sequence ATGGACAAGGCCCGCGCCGTCGAACACTTTCTTTACTACCTCGCTCATCACCCGGCCCTCCAGGGCCTGAGCCGCCCTACCGTACTGCTGGGCCATACCGAACGCTACGACGCCATCGCCCAGGCAATCACCCACGGCAGCGCCGCCCGTTTCAATTTCCAGGTGCAGCGCCTGGACCTGAGCGCCAGTGAATCCCTGGCCCAGGCCATCGAAGCCTGCGACCTGTACCTGTTCCTCTACGATTCCTCGACCCTGCCCAACCCCCGCGCCGAAGGACCGGATTTTATCCGCGCATTGCAGGGCGTGATGGCCGAACATTGGAAGAAATCTCTGTTGTTCAAGGATTATGGCGACTACTTCTACGACACCTTCAGCGTCGAACCGCAGCGCATAGCCGACCTCAACGCCACCTTGATCCGGCGCATGTCCGAGGCCACCGTGCTGAGCTTCACCGACAAGCACGGCTCACGCCTTGAAGCCCCCATGAGCAGCATCAAGAAGTGGACCAATATCAACGGCGTCGGCAACCACGACCTGGCCCCTGGCGAGATCGCCACCCACAGTGAAGCCATCAACGGGCAAGTGCGGTTTGTCGGGACCTTCCTCAGCACCATCCCCTTTGCACGTAAATACGGCGTGCTGGAGTCACCCCTGGAACTGTGGATCGAGAACTCCACCATCTGCAGCGTGGCCAGCGACGTGCCGGGGTTGGTGGATGACTTCAACAAGTACCTCAACGCCAACCCGTCCAACCGCCGCGTAGAAGAACTGGGCATCGGCACCAATGAAGGCGTGAAGGATTTATACGCGCGCAATGCGGGCTTTGAAGAACGCCATTGCGGGTTGCATCTAGGCTTGGGCGGCGGGCAGAAAGGCAGTCACCACCTGGACCTGATCTTTGCCAGCGGGGTGTTGGCGCTGGATGACAAGCCGGTGTTTGATGGGACGTTTGCCTTCTGA
- a CDS encoding translation initiation factor 2 codes for MRLRQLCLLAVLTLGATAQAEETSNSGSATPLSLSPHSQVTELQQRLKESEGLREELSKQLQSAQATRESAQLSRLRQENQRLAQQLKETQDGALTRWLTEQQQWFVTGAGVALIALLCGIFASGGHRRRRQWLN; via the coding sequence ATGCGCTTACGTCAGTTGTGTCTGTTGGCAGTGTTAACCCTCGGGGCGACGGCCCAGGCTGAAGAGACCTCCAACAGCGGCAGCGCCACGCCGCTGTCCTTGAGTCCCCACAGCCAGGTCACCGAATTGCAACAACGCTTGAAAGAAAGCGAAGGGCTGCGCGAAGAGCTGAGCAAGCAACTGCAAAGCGCGCAAGCCACCCGCGAAAGCGCGCAACTGAGTCGTCTGCGCCAGGAGAACCAACGCCTGGCCCAGCAACTCAAAGAGACACAGGACGGCGCCTTGACCCGATGGTTGACCGAGCAGCAGCAGTGGTTTGTCACCGGTGCGGGCGTCGCACTGATCGCCCTGCTGTGTGGCATCTTCGCCAGCGGTGGGCACCGTCGTCGTCGACAATGGCTAAATTGA